From a single Larus michahellis chromosome 18, bLarMic1.1, whole genome shotgun sequence genomic region:
- the PSMD3 gene encoding 26S proteasome non-ATPase regulatory subunit 3 isoform X2, which yields MIKKVIQSIVNQMGSGSDLVLVDSILDHEQIRPLCLVTIQEKKMFQKSPHYRRARFKLEDVLLPGEDDKSTESLFPKGGHREPMQFTVTKSVNDRVDGNLSLPVEPANIEVNAAASASKEWSIKLEMNHIPVQEIQALSTKRKINMNHSFIQQLQKSGERLHMVYETIETSEDTTCKASSEIGGGLKTWIYAKLCAKGTREKKQSITIPKGCTLAFRVIPLDITDGSWGFSTGKLGELEVEVRGTCQVLSKLSLDVSVILLKAIKAVMRDRNLFQELTQKMEAVLHETGSCELKTESPDLKNLLSILQYSSRQLLLQMAGAIAYVLDALDELTEDQLLLLLESLEEKIVPQQLKLVFSVTQQRRLPGGPAPLRLRAEGGALSRGQCCLPGRSLMALGTLPAQVSPPTPRTSHGGSRAPGPSGPCGEPAAAPGAGASHLASARQPRRVRACAARRAGTAELGAEIPERRPEIPESVAETAEVAWRSALDRAGLAGEGGCGWSCLATPGVPRGCCSVTAGPARPAMKQEGASRRRGDKAKAPPDGPPPAPPDVEMQEEAAATTTTAAAAETGGERQPQRELDAITLEDIKEHVKQLEKAVSGKEPRYVLRALRALPSTSRRLNSNVLHKAINGFFTSNSTVRDFLLSFLEESMDTEAELQFRPRTGKAASAPLLPEVETYLQLLLVIYLMNSKRYPEAQKVSDDLMQKISSQNRRALDLVVAKCYYYHSRIYEFLNKLDVVRSFLHARLRTATLRHDADGQATLLNLLLRNYLHYNLYDQAEKLVSKSVFPEQANNNEWARYLYYTGRIKAIQLEYSEARRTMTNALRKAPQHTAVGFKQTVHKLLIVVELLLGEIPDRLQFRQPSLKRSLMPYFLLTQAVRTGNLAKFNQVLDQFGDKFQADGTYTLIIRLRHNVIKTGVRMISLSYSRISLADIAQKLQLDSPEDAEFIVAKAIRDGVIEASINHEKGYVQSKEMIDIYSTREPQLAFHQRISFCLDIHNMSVKAMRFPPKSYNKDLESAEERREREQQDLEFAKEMAEDDDDGFP from the exons ATGATTAAAAAAGTCATCCAATCCATAGTAAATCAAATGGGTTCAGGATCAGACCTGGTCCTAGTTGACAGCATCTTAGACCACGAACAGATCAGACCTCTCTGTCTAGTGacaatccaagagaaaaaaatgttccaGAAATCTCCCCACTACAGACGGGCACGTTTCAAACTTGAGGACGTGCTGCTGCCTGGAGAAGATGATAAAAGCACAG AGTCCCTCTTTCCCAAAGGAGGCCATCGAGAACCAATGCAATTTACAGTCACAAAAAGTGTCAATGACAGAGTTGATGGTAATCTAAGCCTTCCTGTTGAGCCTGCAAACATAGAGGTGAACGCAGCTGCCTCCGCATCCAAAGAGTGGTCCATCAAGCTGGAGATGAACCACATACCGGTACAAGAAATTCAGGCACTTAGTACAAAAAG aaaaataaatatgaatcacTCCTTCATTCAACAACTACAGAAATCAGGAGAGCGTTTACACATGGTGTATGAAACAATAGAAACCTCAGAAGACACCACCTGCAAAGCATCCTCCGAGATTGGGGGGGGCCTCAAGACCTGGATTTACGCCAAATTGTGTGCAAAG GGCActagagagaaaaaacaaagcataacTATACCCAAGGGCTGCACTCTGGCATTCAGGGTAATCCCGCTGGACATTACAGATGGATCATGGG gtttCTCAACAGGAAAATTAGGAGAACTGGAGGTAGAAGTTAGAGGCACTTGTCAAGTTCTGTCCAAGTTGTCTCTTGATGTGTCTGTCATACTTTTAAAAGCCATCAAAGCTGTGATGAGAGACAGGAACCTCTTTCAAGAACTGACCCAGAAA ATGGAAGCAGTTCTTCATGAAACTGGTAGTTGTGAGCTGAAAACAGAAAGCCCAGACTTAAAAAACCTGTTGAGCATCTTACAGTATTCTTCAAGACAACTTCTCCTTCAGATGGCAGGAGCAATCGCCTATGTTCTTGACGCGTTAGACG AACTAACGGAGGATCAGTTGCTGCTACTGCTGGAGTCCTTGGAAGAGAAGATTGTGCCCCAACAGCTTAAGCTG gtATTTTCAGTCACTCAGCAGCGCCGTCTGCCTGGAGGCCCGGCTCCCCTCAGGCTACGGGCGGAAGGGGGTGCCCTCAGCCGGGGCCAGTGCTGCTTACCTGGGCGGTCGCTGATGGCTCTAGGAACACTGCCAGCCCAAGTTAGCCCGCCCACACCACGTACCAGCCACGGGGGAAGCCGAGCCCCGGGCCCCTCAGGGCCGTGTGGGGAACCGGCGGCCGCTCCCGGGGCCGGCGCCTCGCACCTTGCCTCAGCGCGGCAGCCGAGGCGCGTCCGCGCATGCGCGGCCCGACGGGCGGGAACCGCCGAGCTTGGGGCGGAAATACCCGAACGTCGGCCGGAAATACCCGAGAGTGTGGCGGAAACGGCCGAAGTGGCGTGGCGCTCGGCGCTCGACCGTGCGGGCCTGGCAGGTGAGGGCGGGTGCGGCTGGTCGTGCCTGGCgactcccggcgtgccccgcggtTGTTGCAGTGTCACGGCCGGCCCGGCGCGCCCGGCCATGAAGCAGGAGGGCGCATCCCGCCGCCGCGGCGACAAGGCCAAGGCCCCCCCCGacgggccgccgcccgccccccccgacGTGGAGATGCAAGAGGAAGCGGCGGCGACGAcgacgacggcggcggcggccgaaACCGGCGGGGAGCGGCAGCCGCAGCGAGAGCTTGACGCCATCACGTtggagg ATATCAAAGAGCACGTGAAGCAGCTGGAGAAGGCCGTGTCGGGGAAGGAGCCGCGCTACGTCCTCCGTGCCCTGCGGGCTTTGCCCTCCACCTCCCGCCGACTCAACTCCAACGTGCTTCACAAAGCCATCAATGGCTTCTTCACCTCCAACAGCACCGTGCGGGACTTCCTCCTCAGCTTCCTGGAGGAG TCTATGGACACGGAAGCAGAGCTGCAGTTTCGCCCGCGGACGGGGAAGGCAGCCTCAGCCCCTCTCTTGCCAGAAGTGGAGACCTACCTCCAGCTGCTTCTTGTCATCTACCTGATGAACAGCAAGAGATACCCAGAG gCTCAGAAAGTCTCTGATGACCTGATGCAGAAGATCAGCTCTCAAAACCGCCGGGCTCTTGACCTGGTGGTGGCAAAATGTTATTACTACCACTCGCGCATCTACGAATTCCTGAATAAACTCGATGTGGTCAGGAG CTTCCTGCACGCCCGGCTGCGGACGGCCACGCTGCGCCACGACGCAGACGGGCAGGCCACCCTCCTGAACCTGCTGCTGAGGAACTATCTCCACTACAACCTCTATGACCAAGCGGAAAAGCTTGTCTCCAAGTCGGTGTTTCCCGAGCAGGCCAACAACAACGAGTGGGCTCGGTACCTCTATTACACAG GGCGCATCAAGGCCATCCAGCTGGAGTACTCGGAGGCGCGGAGGACCATGACGAACGCCCTGCGGAAGGCACCGCAGCACACGGCCGTCGGCTTCAAGCAGACG GTGCACAAGCTGCTCATCGTGGTGGAGCTGCTGCTCGGGGAGATCCCAGACAGGCTCCAGTTCAGACAACCCTCCCTCAAGCGGTCGCTCATGCCCTACTTCCTCCTGACCCAGG CCGTCAGGACCGGGAACCTGGCCAAGTTCAACCAAGTCCTCGATCAGTTTGGGGACAAGTTCCAGGCCGACGGCACCTACACCCTGATCATTCGTCTGAGGCACAACGTCATCAAGACGG GTGTCCGTATGATCAGCCTCTCCTATTCTCGCATCTCCCTGGCCGATATTGCccagaagctgcagctggacagTCCGGAGGATGCCGAGTTCATCGTCGCCAAG
- the PSMD3 gene encoding 26S proteasome non-ATPase regulatory subunit 3 isoform X1, whose amino-acid sequence MIKKVIQSIVNQMGSGSDLVLVDSILDHEQIRPLCLVTIQEKKMFQKSPHYRRARFKLEDVLLPGEDDKSTESLFPKGGHREPMQFTVTKSVNDRVDGNLSLPVEPANIEVNAAASASKEWSIKLEMNHIPVQEIQALSTKRKINMNHSFIQQLQKSGERLHMVYETIETSEDTTCKASSEIGGGLKTWIYAKLCAKGTREKKQSITIPKGCTLAFRVIPLDITDGSWDLDYFTFQTKSLLVSDGFSTGKLGELEVEVRGTCQVLSKLSLDVSVILLKAIKAVMRDRNLFQELTQKMEAVLHETGSCELKTESPDLKNLLSILQYSSRQLLLQMAGAIAYVLDALDELTEDQLLLLLESLEEKIVPQQLKLVFSVTQQRRLPGGPAPLRLRAEGGALSRGQCCLPGRSLMALGTLPAQVSPPTPRTSHGGSRAPGPSGPCGEPAAAPGAGASHLASARQPRRVRACAARRAGTAELGAEIPERRPEIPESVAETAEVAWRSALDRAGLAGEGGCGWSCLATPGVPRGCCSVTAGPARPAMKQEGASRRRGDKAKAPPDGPPPAPPDVEMQEEAAATTTTAAAAETGGERQPQRELDAITLEDIKEHVKQLEKAVSGKEPRYVLRALRALPSTSRRLNSNVLHKAINGFFTSNSTVRDFLLSFLEESMDTEAELQFRPRTGKAASAPLLPEVETYLQLLLVIYLMNSKRYPEAQKVSDDLMQKISSQNRRALDLVVAKCYYYHSRIYEFLNKLDVVRSFLHARLRTATLRHDADGQATLLNLLLRNYLHYNLYDQAEKLVSKSVFPEQANNNEWARYLYYTGRIKAIQLEYSEARRTMTNALRKAPQHTAVGFKQTVHKLLIVVELLLGEIPDRLQFRQPSLKRSLMPYFLLTQAVRTGNLAKFNQVLDQFGDKFQADGTYTLIIRLRHNVIKTGVRMISLSYSRISLADIAQKLQLDSPEDAEFIVAKAIRDGVIEASINHEKGYVQSKEMIDIYSTREPQLAFHQRISFCLDIHNMSVKAMRFPPKSYNKDLESAEERREREQQDLEFAKEMAEDDDDGFP is encoded by the exons ATGATTAAAAAAGTCATCCAATCCATAGTAAATCAAATGGGTTCAGGATCAGACCTGGTCCTAGTTGACAGCATCTTAGACCACGAACAGATCAGACCTCTCTGTCTAGTGacaatccaagagaaaaaaatgttccaGAAATCTCCCCACTACAGACGGGCACGTTTCAAACTTGAGGACGTGCTGCTGCCTGGAGAAGATGATAAAAGCACAG AGTCCCTCTTTCCCAAAGGAGGCCATCGAGAACCAATGCAATTTACAGTCACAAAAAGTGTCAATGACAGAGTTGATGGTAATCTAAGCCTTCCTGTTGAGCCTGCAAACATAGAGGTGAACGCAGCTGCCTCCGCATCCAAAGAGTGGTCCATCAAGCTGGAGATGAACCACATACCGGTACAAGAAATTCAGGCACTTAGTACAAAAAG aaaaataaatatgaatcacTCCTTCATTCAACAACTACAGAAATCAGGAGAGCGTTTACACATGGTGTATGAAACAATAGAAACCTCAGAAGACACCACCTGCAAAGCATCCTCCGAGATTGGGGGGGGCCTCAAGACCTGGATTTACGCCAAATTGTGTGCAAAG GGCActagagagaaaaaacaaagcataacTATACCCAAGGGCTGCACTCTGGCATTCAGGGTAATCCCGCTGGACATTACAGATGGATCATGGG ATCTTGACTATTTCACATTCCAAACCAAATCACTGCTCGTATCTGATG gtttCTCAACAGGAAAATTAGGAGAACTGGAGGTAGAAGTTAGAGGCACTTGTCAAGTTCTGTCCAAGTTGTCTCTTGATGTGTCTGTCATACTTTTAAAAGCCATCAAAGCTGTGATGAGAGACAGGAACCTCTTTCAAGAACTGACCCAGAAA ATGGAAGCAGTTCTTCATGAAACTGGTAGTTGTGAGCTGAAAACAGAAAGCCCAGACTTAAAAAACCTGTTGAGCATCTTACAGTATTCTTCAAGACAACTTCTCCTTCAGATGGCAGGAGCAATCGCCTATGTTCTTGACGCGTTAGACG AACTAACGGAGGATCAGTTGCTGCTACTGCTGGAGTCCTTGGAAGAGAAGATTGTGCCCCAACAGCTTAAGCTG gtATTTTCAGTCACTCAGCAGCGCCGTCTGCCTGGAGGCCCGGCTCCCCTCAGGCTACGGGCGGAAGGGGGTGCCCTCAGCCGGGGCCAGTGCTGCTTACCTGGGCGGTCGCTGATGGCTCTAGGAACACTGCCAGCCCAAGTTAGCCCGCCCACACCACGTACCAGCCACGGGGGAAGCCGAGCCCCGGGCCCCTCAGGGCCGTGTGGGGAACCGGCGGCCGCTCCCGGGGCCGGCGCCTCGCACCTTGCCTCAGCGCGGCAGCCGAGGCGCGTCCGCGCATGCGCGGCCCGACGGGCGGGAACCGCCGAGCTTGGGGCGGAAATACCCGAACGTCGGCCGGAAATACCCGAGAGTGTGGCGGAAACGGCCGAAGTGGCGTGGCGCTCGGCGCTCGACCGTGCGGGCCTGGCAGGTGAGGGCGGGTGCGGCTGGTCGTGCCTGGCgactcccggcgtgccccgcggtTGTTGCAGTGTCACGGCCGGCCCGGCGCGCCCGGCCATGAAGCAGGAGGGCGCATCCCGCCGCCGCGGCGACAAGGCCAAGGCCCCCCCCGacgggccgccgcccgccccccccgacGTGGAGATGCAAGAGGAAGCGGCGGCGACGAcgacgacggcggcggcggccgaaACCGGCGGGGAGCGGCAGCCGCAGCGAGAGCTTGACGCCATCACGTtggagg ATATCAAAGAGCACGTGAAGCAGCTGGAGAAGGCCGTGTCGGGGAAGGAGCCGCGCTACGTCCTCCGTGCCCTGCGGGCTTTGCCCTCCACCTCCCGCCGACTCAACTCCAACGTGCTTCACAAAGCCATCAATGGCTTCTTCACCTCCAACAGCACCGTGCGGGACTTCCTCCTCAGCTTCCTGGAGGAG TCTATGGACACGGAAGCAGAGCTGCAGTTTCGCCCGCGGACGGGGAAGGCAGCCTCAGCCCCTCTCTTGCCAGAAGTGGAGACCTACCTCCAGCTGCTTCTTGTCATCTACCTGATGAACAGCAAGAGATACCCAGAG gCTCAGAAAGTCTCTGATGACCTGATGCAGAAGATCAGCTCTCAAAACCGCCGGGCTCTTGACCTGGTGGTGGCAAAATGTTATTACTACCACTCGCGCATCTACGAATTCCTGAATAAACTCGATGTGGTCAGGAG CTTCCTGCACGCCCGGCTGCGGACGGCCACGCTGCGCCACGACGCAGACGGGCAGGCCACCCTCCTGAACCTGCTGCTGAGGAACTATCTCCACTACAACCTCTATGACCAAGCGGAAAAGCTTGTCTCCAAGTCGGTGTTTCCCGAGCAGGCCAACAACAACGAGTGGGCTCGGTACCTCTATTACACAG GGCGCATCAAGGCCATCCAGCTGGAGTACTCGGAGGCGCGGAGGACCATGACGAACGCCCTGCGGAAGGCACCGCAGCACACGGCCGTCGGCTTCAAGCAGACG GTGCACAAGCTGCTCATCGTGGTGGAGCTGCTGCTCGGGGAGATCCCAGACAGGCTCCAGTTCAGACAACCCTCCCTCAAGCGGTCGCTCATGCCCTACTTCCTCCTGACCCAGG CCGTCAGGACCGGGAACCTGGCCAAGTTCAACCAAGTCCTCGATCAGTTTGGGGACAAGTTCCAGGCCGACGGCACCTACACCCTGATCATTCGTCTGAGGCACAACGTCATCAAGACGG GTGTCCGTATGATCAGCCTCTCCTATTCTCGCATCTCCCTGGCCGATATTGCccagaagctgcagctggacagTCCGGAGGATGCCGAGTTCATCGTCGCCAAG
- the ORMDL3 gene encoding ORM1-like protein 3, whose translation MNVGTAHSEVNPNTRVMNSRGIWLSYVLGIGLLHVVLLSIPFFSVPVVWTLTNIIHNMSMYIFLHTVKGTPFETPDQGKARLLTHWEQMDYGVQFTASRKFLTIMPIVLYFLTSFYTKYDRIHFIINTISLMSVLIPKLPQFHGVRIFGINKY comes from the exons ATGAATGTGGGAACAGCGCACAGCGAGGTGAATCCCAACACCCGTGTCATGAACAGCCGGGGCATCTGGTTGTCCTACGTCCTCGGCATCGGCCTGCTGCACGTCGTACTCCTGAGCATCCCCTTCTTCAGCGTCCCTGTGGTTTGGACTCTTACCAACATCATCCACAACATG AGTATGTACATCTTCCTACACACCGTGAAAGGAACACCTTTTGAGACTCCGGACCAGGGGAAGGCTCGGCTGCTCACGCACTGGGAGCAGATGGACTACGGCGTGCAGTTCACGGCATCGCGCAAGTTCCTCACCATCATGCCCATTGTCCT GTATTTTCTAACCAGCTTTTACACGAAGTATGACCGGATACACTTCATAATCAACACCATCTCCCTTATGAGCGTCCTGATCCCCAAACTGCCTCAGTTTCACGGAGTCCGGATCTTTGGGATCAACAAGTACTGA